A region from the Candidatus Thiothrix putei genome encodes:
- a CDS encoding IS1595 family transposase gives MTSLISISSLTSDAACFEQVRSVRWPNGVICPHCGSQDTIRRGKDDTQQERQRYQCKDCQKRFDDLTGTVFEGHHQPLKVWVLCLYLMSLNLSNQQIARELGLNKDDVQAMTEQLRRGVEKKTPVNLFGNVEFDEVYVKAGHKGNPEAVADAGREGRRRALKGAPGRGTLEKDKPPIFGMIQRSGEVVIRMLANVKQTTIKPLIVETVAAGTLVYTDEYNIYSRLEEWGYAHKTVNHGAGEYARDEDGDGFHEVHVNTMEGFWSLLRSWLRPHRGISQEKLPCYLAFFESLHNIRKRGQAALQSLLSLLLG, from the coding sequence ATGACCTCGCTCATCAGTATTTCCAGCCTGACCAGTGATGCCGCCTGTTTCGAGCAAGTCCGTTCCGTGCGTTGGCCTAATGGGGTGATTTGTCCGCACTGCGGTTCACAGGACACTATCCGTCGAGGCAAGGATGACACCCAGCAGGAACGCCAGCGTTACCAGTGTAAGGATTGCCAAAAGCGTTTTGATGACCTGACGGGCACGGTGTTTGAAGGCCACCACCAGCCGCTGAAGGTGTGGGTGTTGTGCCTGTACCTGATGTCGTTGAACCTGTCCAACCAACAAATCGCCCGCGAATTGGGGTTGAACAAGGATGATGTTCAGGCGATGACGGAACAGTTACGGCGTGGTGTCGAGAAAAAAACGCCAGTAAACCTGTTTGGGAATGTTGAATTTGATGAGGTTTATGTCAAGGCTGGACACAAGGGAAACCCCGAAGCCGTCGCGGATGCTGGGCGTGAAGGTCGCCGCCGCGCCCTGAAAGGTGCGCCGGGGCGTGGGACACTGGAAAAGGACAAACCACCCATTTTCGGCATGATCCAGCGTTCCGGGGAGGTCGTGATCCGTATGCTGGCGAATGTGAAACAGACGACGATCAAGCCGTTGATTGTGGAAACGGTGGCAGCAGGCACGCTGGTCTACACCGATGAGTACAACATTTACAGCCGATTGGAAGAATGGGGCTATGCCCACAAAACCGTCAACCATGGCGCAGGCGAATATGCCCGTGACGAAGATGGTGACGGTTTCCATGAAGTCCACGTCAATACGATGGAAGGTTTTTGGTCACTGTTACGCTCATGGTTACGACCTCATCGGGGGATCTCACAAGAAAAGCTACCGTGTTACCTTGCATTCTTCGAGTCTCTTCACAACATCAGGAAACGGGGGCAAGCTGCCTTACAGTCCTTGCTTTCGCTGCTGTTGGGATAA
- a CDS encoding ammonium transporter encodes MEQLVSALNTLFVLMGAVMVLAMHAGFAFLEVGTVRHKNQVNALVKIIVDFAVSTIAYFFIGYYVAYQVGFFDSASILAEKNGYDLVKFFFLLTFAAAIPAIISGGIAERARFYPQLIATFIIVALIYPFFEGMIWNNLYGVQAWITGLFGVAFHDFAGSVVVHAMGGWIALGAVILLGHRHGRYTKDGKPMSAHPPSSIPFLAIGAWILTVGWFGFNVMSAQKVEGLSGLVAINSLMAMVGGIIAALIAGKNDPGFVHNGPLAGLVAVCAGSDLMHPLGALVVGAVAGALFVWTFTLAQNKLKIDDVLGVWPLHGLCGAWGGIAAGIFGLEALGGVGGVSFGAQVVGTLIGGCEQKCGVL; translated from the coding sequence ATGGAGCAACTGGTTTCTGCATTAAATACCCTGTTCGTGTTAATGGGTGCTGTCATGGTACTGGCAATGCACGCAGGCTTTGCCTTTTTAGAAGTCGGCACAGTACGTCACAAAAACCAAGTCAATGCACTGGTGAAAATCATTGTGGATTTTGCGGTTTCGACAATAGCGTACTTTTTTATTGGCTATTACGTCGCCTATCAAGTCGGCTTCTTTGACAGCGCCAGTATTTTGGCGGAAAAGAACGGGTATGACTTGGTGAAGTTCTTCTTCCTCCTCACCTTTGCGGCAGCCATTCCCGCGATTATTTCCGGCGGCATTGCAGAACGCGCCCGCTTTTACCCGCAACTCATTGCCACCTTCATTATCGTGGCGCTGATTTATCCCTTCTTTGAAGGCATGATCTGGAACAATTTGTACGGGGTGCAAGCGTGGATCACCGGCTTATTCGGCGTTGCTTTTCATGACTTTGCGGGTTCCGTCGTCGTTCATGCGATGGGCGGCTGGATTGCATTGGGCGCCGTGATCTTATTAGGGCATCGGCACGGGCGTTACACCAAAGACGGCAAGCCCATGTCAGCGCACCCGCCTTCCAGCATTCCATTTTTGGCGATTGGCGCATGGATTCTGACCGTCGGCTGGTTTGGCTTTAACGTTATGTCTGCTCAAAAAGTGGAAGGTCTCAGCGGTTTGGTGGCGATTAACTCCTTAATGGCGATGGTCGGCGGCATTATTGCGGCGTTAATTGCAGGCAAAAATGACCCTGGTTTTGTCCACAACGGTCCCTTAGCCGGTTTGGTTGCGGTGTGTGCAGGCTCGGACTTAATGCATCCTTTAGGCGCATTAGTGGTCGGAGCGGTGGCAGGGGCATTGTTCGTGTGGACATTCACCTTGGCGCAAAACAAACTGAAAATCGACGACGTATTGGGTGTATGGCCATTGCACGGGTTGTGTGGCGCATGGGGCGGCATTGCGGCAGGCATTTTTGGGTTAGAAGCACTCGGCGGAGTCGGCGGTGTCAGCTTTGGGGCGCAAGTTGTCGGTACGTTGATCGGTGGGTGTGAACAAAAGTGCGGTGTCCTGTAG
- a CDS encoding DUF302 domain-containing protein, with protein sequence MNFIRNILAIIGLVAIVGGAYAYTKFAPMMSQMGDIDIAAEKAALDSFDPKAKDVYMNMWTKLKESGNSADATVVKYSLAEGVSPADAEESMKSIANKHNIKAVGELPLSEQVKLETGQDQRFLKIYQFCNPQTAMKMVDFSDAFSAYLPCRIAMIQDKEGKYHLYSLNMDMMIYGGKTLPPELHAEAVKVQEIMTDIMRGGAEGDF encoded by the coding sequence ATGAATTTCATCCGTAACATTCTTGCCATTATTGGCCTCGTTGCCATTGTCGGTGGCGCATACGCTTACACCAAATTTGCCCCCATGATGAGCCAAATGGGTGATATAGACATTGCTGCTGAAAAAGCGGCTTTAGATAGCTTTGACCCCAAAGCGAAAGATGTTTACATGAATATGTGGACTAAGCTGAAGGAAAGCGGCAACTCGGCTGATGCAACCGTCGTCAAATATTCGTTGGCGGAAGGCGTTTCCCCAGCAGATGCTGAAGAGTCCATGAAATCCATTGCTAACAAGCACAACATCAAAGCGGTTGGCGAATTGCCACTGTCAGAACAAGTGAAATTGGAAACCGGGCAAGACCAACGCTTCCTGAAAATATACCAGTTCTGCAACCCACAAACGGCGATGAAAATGGTCGATTTCAGTGATGCCTTTTCTGCGTACCTGCCATGCCGGATTGCAATGATCCAAGACAAGGAAGGCAAATATCACCTGTACTCACTCAATATGGATATGATGATTTACGGTGGTAAAACGCTGCCACCTGAGCTTCATGCTGAAGCAGTCAAGGTACAAGAGATCATGACTGACATTATGCGTGGCGGTGCAGAAGGCGACTTCTAA
- a CDS encoding SCP2 sterol-binding domain-containing protein — protein MPQLFSADWMNELKDLWNNDPEVKDKLAAIGFNSIITCGLKGEAKPMGVFVVENGECVRAGDYNGESPDWDMRADRKDWMKWTKEPMGMVGLGTAYTFGKLKFLSGDYGAMLKNPAMAGPFVKSFALMAKIDTQ, from the coding sequence ATGCCACAACTTTTTTCTGCCGACTGGATGAACGAACTCAAGGATCTCTGGAACAACGACCCTGAAGTAAAAGACAAGCTTGCTGCGATCGGGTTCAATTCCATCATCACTTGTGGCCTGAAAGGCGAAGCTAAACCGATGGGTGTTTTCGTTGTCGAAAATGGCGAATGTGTCCGTGCAGGCGATTACAACGGTGAAAGCCCGGATTGGGACATGCGTGCCGACCGCAAAGACTGGATGAAATGGACAAAAGAACCGATGGGTATGGTCGGCCTAGGAACTGCTTACACCTTTGGTAAACTGAAATTCTTGTCAGGTGACTACGGCGCAATGCTGAAAAACCCAGCCATGGCGGGGCCTTTCGTGAAATCATTCGCCCTGATGGCAAAAATTGACACACAATAA
- a CDS encoding efflux RND transporter periplasmic adaptor subunit: MADTPVDSLTVTVRPLGEVLQASERSVTATLISLNDSTLSAEISAKVTQLRADTGDTVQAGQVLAELDCRDHLFALSQAKAGVDAANARYQLATTQFQRNQRLRNTGVVPAEVLDKAAADAEAAKAEVAVAKSQTDTAQLAVSRCTIKAPFAGQITRRNVQVGQQATPGTPAFQLLQDKALEVSASLSVDEVQDQTQGAELRFVADGVSIPLERRAVVGQIAGNTRTQEVRFTLKGKHSLPVGRSGRVVWQGKLQALPASWVVRREGGLGVMLEVDGMAKFHPLPDAKEGQPVLIDLPTSVRLIDQNRLRARDGQAVTVEKP, translated from the coding sequence ATGGCTGATACCCCAGTGGACTCTCTCACGGTGACAGTGCGACCTCTGGGGGAGGTTTTGCAAGCATCTGAACGTAGTGTAACAGCAACGCTGATCAGTTTGAACGATAGCACGCTCAGTGCTGAAATTTCTGCGAAAGTTACCCAGTTACGGGCTGATACGGGTGATACGGTGCAAGCGGGTCAGGTGTTGGCGGAATTGGACTGCCGCGACCATCTGTTCGCCTTGAGCCAAGCCAAAGCAGGCGTGGATGCGGCGAATGCGCGTTATCAACTGGCGACGACGCAATTCCAGCGTAATCAACGTTTGCGTAACACGGGTGTTGTTCCGGCTGAAGTGTTGGATAAAGCCGCTGCCGACGCTGAAGCAGCCAAAGCTGAGGTGGCAGTCGCCAAATCGCAAACCGACACCGCCCAGCTTGCGGTATCACGTTGCACCATTAAAGCGCCGTTTGCCGGGCAAATAACCCGCCGTAATGTGCAAGTCGGGCAGCAAGCCACGCCCGGCACACCCGCGTTCCAATTGCTGCAAGACAAAGCCTTGGAAGTGAGCGCCAGTTTATCGGTGGATGAAGTGCAGGATCAAACGCAAGGGGCGGAATTACGCTTTGTTGCCGATGGTGTGAGCATTCCGCTGGAACGCCGTGCGGTGGTTGGGCAAATCGCCGGAAATACCCGCACGCAAGAAGTGCGCTTTACCCTCAAGGGTAAACATTCTTTGCCGGTTGGGCGCAGTGGGCGCGTGGTGTGGCAAGGTAAATTACAGGCATTACCGGCGAGTTGGGTGGTGCGCCGTGAAGGTGGTTTGGGGGTCATGCTGGAAGTGGATGGCATGGCAAAGTTCCACCCGCTCCCCGATGCGAAAGAAGGGCAGCCGGTGTTAATCGACTTGCCCACTTCGGTGCGTTTGATTGATCAAAACCGCTTGCGGGCAAGGGATGGGCAAGCCGTGACGGTGGAGAAACCTTGA